From the Deinococcus misasensis DSM 22328 genome, one window contains:
- a CDS encoding disulfide oxidoreductase, with product MSIANRLYFAWLLAVVALIGVAFVPETSSYLFKPLQAKWLWLQVVCLGFQAVVLGVGAFQNWGWTLRYSLPLSLIGCIMGLVSLATGLYPTVMGVPASAILLLVFGVLSVLQFGQTDHPEPIPTHPALGLAALTAVVATLASLYYSEVKHFIPCTLCWYQRVFMYPLAFLLPAGVIFKNAKVQTLALFLTLPGILIATYHVMEEKIPGFNPIQVCAPDNPCTTPWVNYFGFITIPVMSLTAFLIITVCVVVANRQQKKA from the coding sequence ATGAGCATTGCAAATCGACTTTATTTCGCTTGGTTGCTGGCCGTGGTCGCCCTGATCGGGGTGGCTTTCGTGCCAGAGACCAGCAGTTACCTGTTCAAACCCTTGCAGGCCAAATGGCTCTGGTTGCAGGTGGTGTGTCTGGGCTTTCAGGCAGTGGTGCTGGGTGTGGGAGCCTTCCAGAACTGGGGATGGACCTTGCGTTACAGCCTGCCCCTCAGTTTGATCGGATGCATCATGGGTCTGGTCAGTCTGGCCACTGGCCTCTACCCCACTGTGATGGGTGTTCCAGCCTCGGCCATTCTGCTGTTGGTGTTCGGTGTGCTCTCTGTGCTGCAATTCGGCCAGACCGACCACCCAGAGCCCATCCCCACCCATCCTGCTCTGGGTCTGGCAGCCCTGACGGCTGTGGTTGCCACCCTTGCCAGCCTTTACTACAGTGAGGTCAAGCACTTCATTCCTTGCACCCTCTGCTGGTACCAGAGGGTGTTCATGTATCCTCTGGCTTTCTTGCTGCCTGCAGGGGTGATCTTCAAGAATGCCAAGGTGCAGACCCTGGCCTTGTTCCTGACCCTTCCAGGCATTTTGATCGCCACTTACCATGTCATGGAGGAGAAAATTCCAGGCTTCAATCCCATTCAGGTGTGCGCTCCAGACAATCCCTGCACCACCCCATGGGTGAATTACTTTGGCTTCATCACCATTCCCGTGATGAGTTTGACCGCGTTCCTGATCATCACGGTGTGTGTGGTTGTGGCCAACCGCCAACAGAAAAAAGCCTGA
- the uvrA gene encoding excinuclease ABC subunit UvrA: MHNIIVKGAREHNLKNITVELPRNKFIVITGVSGSGKSTLAFDTIYAEGQRRYVESLSAYARQFLGLMEKPEVESIEGLSPAISIDQKTTSHNPRSTVGTVTEIHDYLRLMYARVGTPYCPICGRKIERQSASEITEKLVQVHQERRAMLLAPIVRGRKGEYKKMLGDLKREGFARARVDGTIYDLDEAEKLKLEKFEKHDIDVVIDRLVLREDDRGRIAESVELGLRRGEGLLRVLFPDTNEEELFSEKFACVEHGSVLEEMEPRSFSFNSPYGACGDCSGLGNKLEFSPALLIPDESISIAEGAIAPWSKKGTGGGVYYWEKLRMLAEHLKFDLKAPWRDLPEDVKKAILHGVEDSFEVTLRRAGKETMKFSTDFEGVIPNLERRYKESDSEYIRQKMEELMEFNVCPTCGGTRYKPEILAVRVAGLNIAQASNLSVLEAQTFFRKMGEGNLLKEDVAPYTQSGLGGTAKVAPALNPNFNLGGFEAQVAPPIIKAVLTRLSFLVDVGLDYLSLDRSANTLSGGEAQRIRLATQVGSGLTGVLYVLDEPSIGLHPKDNQRLIRTLKNLRDLGNTLLVVEHDEETMMESDHIVDMGPGAGVHGGMVVSEGTPADIMKDENSLTGKYLRGDLKIEMPQNRRLGNGKKLRIRNAREHNLRNVTIEIPLGTMTVITGPSGSGKSTLIHDILHATLARDLNRAKTHPGKFDGLDGIEHLDKVIEIDQSPIGRTPRSNPATYTGVFTDIRDLFTRTTEARRRGYEAGRFSFNVKGGRCEACKGDGVVKIEMNFLPDIYVPCEVCKGARYNRETLEVKYQGKSIADVLDMTVETACEFFQNIPNIQKKMQVLQDVGLGYMKIGQPSTTLSGGEAQRIKLATELSKRATGRTIYILDEPTTGLHFEDTRKLMLVLERLVEAGNSLVIIEHNLDVIKSADWVIDLGPEGGIRGGEIVAIGTPEQLAEHPTSHTGAYLKRIPDIQKRLKKSAGKVKA; the protein is encoded by the coding sequence GTGCACAACATCATTGTTAAGGGCGCCAGAGAACACAACCTGAAAAACATCACCGTGGAGCTTCCACGCAACAAATTCATCGTGATCACCGGGGTCTCGGGCAGTGGGAAAAGCACGCTGGCTTTCGACACCATTTATGCCGAAGGGCAACGCCGTTACGTGGAAAGCCTCTCTGCATATGCACGGCAATTTCTGGGCCTGATGGAAAAGCCCGAGGTGGAGTCCATTGAGGGCCTCTCCCCTGCCATTTCCATTGACCAGAAAACCACTTCCCACAACCCCCGTTCCACGGTGGGCACCGTCACGGAAATCCACGATTACCTGCGTCTGATGTACGCCCGGGTCGGGACCCCTTACTGCCCGATCTGCGGACGCAAAATTGAACGCCAGAGCGCCAGTGAAATCACCGAAAAGCTGGTTCAGGTGCATCAGGAGCGGCGTGCCATGCTGCTGGCCCCCATTGTGCGTGGGCGCAAAGGCGAGTACAAAAAGATGCTCGGGGACCTCAAGCGTGAAGGGTTCGCCCGTGCCCGTGTGGACGGCACCATCTACGATCTCGACGAGGCCGAAAAACTCAAACTGGAAAAATTCGAGAAGCACGACATCGATGTGGTGATCGACCGTCTGGTGCTGCGCGAAGACGACCGGGGCCGCATTGCCGAAAGTGTGGAACTGGGTTTGCGCAGAGGTGAAGGTCTCCTGCGGGTGCTGTTCCCGGACACCAACGAGGAAGAACTGTTCTCCGAGAAATTCGCCTGCGTGGAGCACGGCAGCGTGCTGGAAGAGATGGAACCCCGTTCTTTCTCGTTCAACAGTCCTTATGGGGCTTGCGGTGACTGCTCGGGTCTGGGCAACAAACTGGAGTTCTCTCCGGCCTTGCTCATTCCAGACGAGTCCATCTCGATTGCTGAAGGGGCCATCGCCCCTTGGAGCAAAAAAGGAACGGGCGGAGGGGTTTACTACTGGGAGAAGCTTCGCATGCTTGCCGAGCACCTGAAGTTTGACCTGAAAGCCCCCTGGCGTGACCTGCCAGAGGATGTCAAAAAAGCCATTCTGCATGGCGTAGAAGACTCCTTCGAGGTGACTTTGCGCCGGGCAGGCAAGGAAACCATGAAGTTCAGCACCGACTTTGAAGGGGTGATTCCCAATCTGGAACGCCGTTACAAAGAGTCGGACTCGGAGTACATCCGCCAGAAGATGGAAGAACTGATGGAGTTCAACGTGTGCCCCACCTGCGGAGGCACCCGTTACAAACCCGAGATTCTGGCTGTTCGGGTGGCTGGACTCAACATCGCTCAGGCCAGCAACCTGAGTGTGCTGGAAGCCCAAACCTTCTTCCGCAAAATGGGCGAAGGCAACCTGCTGAAAGAAGATGTGGCCCCTTACACCCAGTCCGGTTTGGGTGGAACGGCCAAAGTGGCTCCGGCCCTCAATCCCAACTTCAACCTTGGTGGCTTTGAGGCGCAAGTGGCTCCGCCAATCATCAAAGCGGTGCTCACCCGTCTGTCTTTTCTGGTGGATGTGGGCCTCGATTACCTCTCGCTGGACCGCAGTGCCAACACCCTGTCAGGCGGTGAAGCACAACGCATCCGTCTGGCCACACAGGTCGGCTCTGGGCTGACCGGGGTGCTTTACGTGCTGGACGAACCTTCCATCGGTCTGCACCCCAAAGACAACCAGAGGTTGATCCGCACCCTCAAAAACCTGCGTGACCTCGGGAACACCCTCTTGGTCGTTGAGCACGACGAAGAAACCATGATGGAGTCCGACCACATCGTGGACATGGGACCCGGCGCAGGGGTGCACGGGGGCATGGTGGTGTCTGAAGGCACTCCCGCAGATATCATGAAAGATGAAAACAGCCTGACCGGCAAGTACCTGCGGGGCGACCTCAAAATCGAGATGCCTCAAAACCGGCGTCTGGGGAACGGCAAAAAGCTGCGCATCCGCAACGCCCGGGAACACAACCTCAGGAACGTCACCATCGAGATTCCTCTGGGCACCATGACCGTGATCACCGGTCCTTCTGGATCAGGCAAGAGCACCCTGATTCACGACATCCTGCATGCCACTCTGGCCCGAGACCTCAACCGCGCAAAAACCCATCCGGGCAAGTTTGATGGTCTGGACGGCATTGAACATCTGGACAAGGTCATCGAGATTGACCAGAGCCCCATCGGACGCACCCCGAGGTCCAACCCGGCCACCTACACCGGGGTTTTCACGGACATCCGCGACCTGTTCACCCGCACCACCGAAGCCCGCAGGCGGGGTTATGAAGCTGGACGCTTCAGCTTCAACGTCAAAGGCGGACGCTGTGAGGCCTGCAAAGGGGACGGGGTGGTGAAGATCGAAATGAACTTCCTGCCGGACATTTATGTGCCCTGCGAGGTGTGCAAAGGGGCACGCTACAACCGCGAAACCCTTGAAGTGAAATACCAGGGCAAGAGCATTGCAGACGTGCTGGACATGACTGTGGAAACCGCCTGTGAGTTCTTCCAGAACATTCCCAACATCCAGAAGAAAATGCAGGTGCTGCAAGATGTGGGCCTCGGGTACATGAAGATCGGGCAGCCCTCCACCACCCTCTCTGGGGGGGAGGCACAACGCATCAAACTGGCCACCGAACTGTCCAAACGGGCCACCGGAAGGACCATCTACATTCTGGACGAACCCACCACCGGTCTGCACTTCGAAGACACCCGCAAACTGATGCTGGTGCTGGAACGCCTCGTGGAAGCAGGCAACTCTCTGGTGATCATCGAACACAACCTCGATGTGATCAAGAGCGCCGACTGGGTGATTGACCTTGGCCCAGAGGGAGGCATTCGTGGAGGTGAAATTGTGGCCATCGGCACCCCTGAGCAACTGGCCGAGCACCCCACCAGCCACACGGGCGCTTACCTGAAGCGCATCCCCGACATCCAAAAACGCCTCAAGAAAAGCGCAGGCAAGGTGAAAGCATGA
- a CDS encoding DsbA family protein translates to MTKKSQNFKRLEQEQNKSQMRILMTIGVVILAVVALAVLQGLRGSAPKTLDLNGQPTMGSKDAKVTVIVFEDFKCPVCKYFDQTIVPEIEEKYIKTGKIQYGFRNFMVISPDGDSKTAAMAGECVYNQNKELFFPFSHLMYRAQGDESTAWATKQRILEVASYVSGPNGEKINNDELGKCIDDKRYEEEVMNDQSVGNNAGVNGTPTVFVNGVKVEGATTPGSLVKAIDEALAKAGQ, encoded by the coding sequence ATGACAAAAAAATCACAGAATTTCAAGCGTCTGGAGCAGGAACAAAACAAATCCCAGATGCGCATCCTCATGACCATTGGCGTGGTGATTCTGGCCGTGGTGGCTCTGGCCGTCCTTCAAGGTTTGCGGGGCAGTGCACCCAAAACCCTTGACCTGAATGGGCAACCCACCATGGGCAGCAAGGATGCCAAAGTCACCGTGATCGTCTTCGAAGATTTCAAGTGCCCGGTCTGCAAATACTTTGACCAGACCATCGTCCCAGAGATCGAAGAAAAATACATCAAGACGGGCAAAATCCAGTATGGTTTCCGCAACTTCATGGTGATTTCTCCTGATGGAGACAGCAAGACTGCTGCCATGGCTGGCGAGTGTGTGTACAACCAGAACAAAGAGCTGTTCTTCCCTTTCTCACACCTGATGTACCGGGCTCAGGGTGACGAAAGCACCGCATGGGCCACCAAACAACGGATCCTGGAAGTGGCCAGTTACGTGTCTGGTCCCAACGGCGAAAAAATCAACAACGATGAACTGGGCAAGTGCATCGACGACAAGCGTTACGAAGAAGAAGTCATGAACGACCAGTCGGTGGGCAACAACGCTGGCGTGAATGGCACCCCCACCGTGTTTGTGAATGGGGTCAAAGTGGAAGGGGCAACCACCCCCGGCAGCCTCGTCAAAGCCATCGATGAAGCTCTGGCCAAAGCCGGTCAGTGA